The genomic stretch CACGTGACGGCCGTGGAGCTGTACCAGGGTCATCACGGCGACGCGGCCGGGGCGTGTGTGCGCTGCGGCGAGCGGGTGCCGTGCCCGGTACGCAAGCACGCGGCGTCGGTGATCGCTGCGGCCGGGGAAGACCCGCGCTGGTATGACGGGCGGGTGGGGGCGGCACCGCCTCCTCCCGCTGCCGGCCCGGCGCCGCGCGAGTCCGGCCGCACACACCCGAATCACACCGGCTACACCATCGGCGGACACGGGGCTTCGTTGAGCCCGGAGAGCTTCCTGTACGAACGGGAGCGGGAGCCGTGATGACCTTCGACAGCCGTGCGGCGCTGACCAACGGCGCTGCTGAATTATGGCGGCAATTGAGCAGTGGCGGTTGTCTGCTTGACCCGTTGCGTCAAGGCGGGCAAATTCTGTGGAAGTGGAACAGGGGGATCAATCGGGGAGGATCGCAACGAGGCGTTCCAATCCGCTTTCCATAGTCTCGTTCCTCACGAGGGAAGGAAAAGGCGATGACGGTAGTAGCGTACGGGGCGCGGCAGGCGGTTGACGTCGTGCCGGTGCCGGTGGATCTGTCCACGGTCCGTTTCGATCCGGATCGGCAGATCAGCATCATTACCGAGGACGGGGTGAGTGTTCCGGCGTTGAAGCACTCGACCGGTACCACGTCCACGAACACGGCGGTGCAGGACAACAAGGGCGGGTCAGACAAAGACTCCGACCAGACCGAGGACTAAGGCGCACGTGTGGGCGGGCATACGGTCGTGGTATTCACCGGCGAGTTCGACGTGACCGCCGACGCGGTGATTGTCGAATTGGAACGTCGGGGGATTCCGGTGTTCCGGTGCGATCCTGGCGCGTTCCCGTCCACGGTGGTGCTGGGTGCCCGGTTCGGCGATTGCTGGACCGGGTACCTGCGTACCGACCGGCGAACGGTGGACGTGGCCGACGTGGCGTGCGCGTGGTGGCGGCGTCCCACCCCGATCACTGTGCCGGCCGACGTGCCGCACGCCGAATGGGTGCGCGCGGAGGCGGTGGCTGGGCTGCGCGGTGTGCTGGCGGTGTTGCCGTGGCTGAACCACCCGGACGACATCCGCGCGGCCGAGCACAAGCCGGTGCAGTTGGCGACGGCGGCACAGGTCGGCTTGCCGGTCCCGGCGACGTTACTTACCAACGATCCGGCCGAGGCGCGGGCGTTCGCGCAGGCGTACGGCCCGATCATCTACAAGTCGTTGACCATGGGCATCCTTGGCGAGGATAAGGTGATCTATGCCCGTCCGGTCGATCCGGCGACGCTGGATGACGGTGTTGCGGTCACGGCACACCTGTTCCAACAACAGGTCGACAAGGCGTACGAGTTGCGTGTGACGGTGGTGGACGGAAGCGTTTTCACCGCGCGTATCGACGCGTTGACGGAGAAAGGTCGCGCCGACTGGCGCGCGGATTACCGCAATCTTCGGTACAGCGTCGACACGCTACCGGAGGAGGTGGCGGACAAGGTGCGGCGTTTCGTCACGTTGCGCCGGCTGCGTTTCGCCGCGCTGGATTTTGTCGTCACTCCGGACGGTGAGCACGTGTTTTTGGAGGCGAACCCGAACGGGCAATGGGCATGGATAGAACACGAAACCGGATTACCGATAGCTGCTGCTATCGCCGACGCGTTGGAAGGTGCCACGCATGACTGAACAACTGTCCGAGCACATTCCCCGGTTCGTTGCCGGGTTGGAAGCTGACGGCTACCTGTCCGATCCGCTATGGAGGAAGGCGTTCGGTGAAGTGCCACGTCATGTGTTCCTGCCCGCGTTCTTTCTGTCGCTGCCCGATGGGCGGTGGCAGGCGATCGACGCGACCCACCCGGACTATTGGCGGATGGTGTACGCCGATACCACCTTGACCACACAGTTGGACGGCACGGTCAGCCCGGACCCGGACGGCGGACCGCTGGCGGGGACCGGCACATCCAGCTCGACACAGCCGGGGCTCATGGCGTTGATGCTGGAGGCGTTGCGCCTTTCCGGTGGGGAACGGGTCTTGGAGATCGGCACCGGCACCGGCTACAACGCGGCGTTGCTGGCGCACCGGCTCGGTGCGCAGAACGTCACCAGTGTGGAGGTTGACCCGGTGGTCGCGGACCTGGCCCGGCAACGAATCGCGGCGTGCGGGTACCGGCCGACCCTGGTCACGGGCGATGGCGAACGGGGCTGGCCGGAGAGCGCC from Micromonospora craniellae encodes the following:
- a CDS encoding putative ATP-grasp-modified RiPP, producing MTVVAYGARQAVDVVPVPVDLSTVRFDPDRQISIITEDGVSVPALKHSTGTTSTNTAVQDNKGGSDKDSDQTED
- the tgmB gene encoding ATP-grasp ribosomal peptide maturase, coding for MGGHTVVVFTGEFDVTADAVIVELERRGIPVFRCDPGAFPSTVVLGARFGDCWTGYLRTDRRTVDVADVACAWWRRPTPITVPADVPHAEWVRAEAVAGLRGVLAVLPWLNHPDDIRAAEHKPVQLATAAQVGLPVPATLLTNDPAEARAFAQAYGPIIYKSLTMGILGEDKVIYARPVDPATLDDGVAVTAHLFQQQVDKAYELRVTVVDGSVFTARIDALTEKGRADWRADYRNLRYSVDTLPEEVADKVRRFVTLRRLRFAALDFVVTPDGEHVFLEANPNGQWAWIEHETGLPIAAAIADALEGATHD